In the Acomys russatus chromosome 11, mAcoRus1.1, whole genome shotgun sequence genome, one interval contains:
- the LOC127195931 gene encoding 40S ribosomal protein S2-like: GGARGGKAEDRKWIPVTKLGRLVKDIKIKSLEEIYLFSLPIKESEIIAFFLGASLKDEVLKIMPVQKQTWAGQQTRFKAFVAIRDYNGHVGLGVKCSKEVATAVRGAIILAKLSIVPVWIGYWGNKIGKPHTVPCKMRGRYGSVLVLVIPASRDTGIVSAPVPKKLLMMAGIDDCYTSARGCTATLGNFAKATFDAISKTYSYLTPDLWKETVLTKSPYQEFTNHLVKTHTRVSVQRTQAPSVATT, translated from the coding sequence AGGCCGAAGACAGGAAGTGGATCCCCGTCACCAAGCTGGGCCGCCTGGTTAAGGACAtaaagatcaagtccttggaggagatctACCTGTTCTCCCTACCCATTAAGGAATCCGAGATTATTGCCTTTTTCCTGGGCGCATCCCTAAAGGAcgaggttctcaagatcatgccagtgcagaagcagacatgggCTGGCCAGcagaccaggttcaaggcttttgtcgctattagggactacaatggtcacgttggtcttggtgttaagtgttccaaggaggtagccactgcagtccgaggggccatcatcttggccaagctttccatcgtccCTGTGTGGAtaggctactgggggaacaagattggcaagccacacactgttccatgcaaaATGAGAGGCCGCTATGGCTCTGTTTTGGTCCTTGTCATTCCTGCTTCCAGAGAcactggcattgtctcagctcctgtgcccaagaagctactgatgatggccggtattgatgactgctacacatcagccaggggctgtactgccaccctgggcaactttgccaaggccacttttgatgctatctccaagacctacagctacctgacacccgacctctggaaagaaactgtgctcaccaagtctccttatcaggaattcactaatcatcttgtgaaaacccacaccagagtgtctgttcagaggacccaggctccatcTGTGGCTACCACATGa
- the LOC127195089 gene encoding rano class II histocompatibility antigen, A beta chain-like, producing the protein MALQVPGLLLAAAVVLLTALSSPGAAEGSDSPRDFVFQFLGLCYYTNGTQRMRGVDRLIYNGEEFVRFDSDVGEYRAVTELGRPDAEYWNSQKDIMERKRAELDTVCRHNYEETEVPTSLRRLEQPQVAISLSRTEALNHHNQLVCSVTDFYPARIKVRWFRNGQEETAGVSSTQLIKNGDWTYQVLVMLEMTPQRGDVYICHVEHASLQSPVTVEWRARSESAQSKMLSGVGGFVLGLIFLGLGLFIRHRSQKGLLQ; encoded by the exons atggctctgcaggtccCTGGCCTCCTGCTTGCAGCGGCTGTGGTGTTGCTGACCGCGCTGAGCAGCCCGGGCGCCGCCGAGGGCAGTGACTCCCCAC GGGATTTCGTGTTCCAGTTCTTGGGCCTGTGCTACTACACCAACGGGACGCAGCGCATGCGGGGTGTGGACAGACTCATCTACAACGGGGAGGAGTTCGTGCGCTTCGACAGCGACGTGGGCGAGTACCGCGCGGTGACCGAGCTGGGGCGGCCGGATGCCGAGTACTGGAACAGCCAGAAGGACATCATGGAGCGGAAGCGGGCCGAGCTGGACACGGTGTGCAGACACAACTACGAGGAGACGGAGGTCCCCACCTCCCTGCGGCGGCTCG AGCAGCCGCAGGTGGCCATCTCCCTGTCCAGGACAGAGGCCCTcaaccaccacaaccagctggTCTGCTCGGTGACGGATTTCTACCCAGCCCGGATCAAAGTGCGCTGGTTCCGGAATGGCCAGGAGGAGACGGCGGGGGTCTCGTCCACACAGCTTATTAAGAACGGGGACTGGACCTACCAGGTCCTGGTCATGCTGGAGATGACCCCTCAGCGGGGAGATGTCTACATTTGCCACGTGGAGCACGCCAGCCTGCAGAGCCCCGTCACGGTGGAGTGGA GGGCACGGTCTGAGTCTGCCCAGAGCAAGATGCTAAGTGGCGTTGGAGGCTTCGTGCTTGGGCTGATCTTCCTCGGACTTGGACTTTTCATCCGTCACCGGAGTCAGAAAG ggCTCCTACAGTGA